One part of the Candidatus Methanoperedens sp. genome encodes these proteins:
- a CDS encoding LL-diaminopimelate aminotransferase produces MYADRINSLPPYLFAAIDKAKAEAVRKGVDVINLSIGDPDMPTPPHIVEAMKKAVSNPAYHRYPSYEGMLSFRTAAAGWLKKTMSIDLNPEDEVLALIGSKEGIAHIPLAFLNPGEISLVPDPGYPVYNIGSILADGRPYKMPLIAENDFLPDLGAIPVNIAKKAKIMFLNYPNNPTSAIASLKFFEEVVDFAAEHDIIVVHDNAYSEMTFNGYKAPSFLSVSGAMEVGIEMHSLSKTYNMTGWRIGFAVGNRDIIAGLGKVKTNVDSGAFEAVQEAGIAALSGPQDCVSEMNRIYKERRDALVAGLRELGFEVDPPRATFYVWTPVEGKSLDFTTMLLGKAGIVATPGVGFGEHGEGYIRFSLTQPVNRINTAIERMRKLDI; encoded by the coding sequence ATGTACGCCGACAGGATAAATTCATTACCCCCTTATTTATTCGCAGCAATCGATAAAGCAAAGGCTGAAGCTGTCAGGAAAGGTGTGGATGTCATCAACCTGAGCATAGGGGACCCGGATATGCCTACCCCCCCGCATATAGTGGAAGCAATGAAAAAAGCTGTGTCGAATCCTGCTTATCACAGGTATCCATCATATGAAGGAATGCTCTCTTTCAGGACGGCTGCAGCCGGATGGCTTAAGAAGACTATGAGCATAGACCTCAATCCTGAAGATGAGGTACTGGCGCTCATAGGGTCAAAAGAGGGTATCGCCCATATCCCTCTTGCATTCCTGAATCCGGGGGAGATATCCCTTGTTCCCGACCCCGGCTATCCAGTGTATAACATCGGGTCAATACTGGCAGATGGCAGACCGTATAAGATGCCGCTTATAGCCGAGAACGATTTTCTTCCCGACCTTGGAGCCATACCGGTGAACATAGCAAAAAAAGCCAAGATCATGTTTCTTAATTATCCAAACAACCCCACATCGGCAATAGCGTCCTTGAAATTTTTTGAAGAAGTAGTGGATTTCGCAGCTGAACATGATATTATTGTCGTTCACGATAATGCTTATTCAGAAATGACTTTCAATGGATACAAAGCACCCAGTTTCCTGAGCGTAAGCGGTGCAATGGAAGTCGGGATCGAGATGCACTCTCTTTCCAAAACATACAATATGACGGGCTGGAGGATAGGTTTTGCTGTCGGGAACCGCGATATAATCGCAGGTCTGGGGAAGGTTAAGACGAACGTGGATTCGGGCGCGTTCGAGGCTGTTCAGGAAGCCGGGATCGCCGCGCTTTCCGGGCCCCAGGATTGTGTGTCTGAAATGAACCGGATCTACAAGGAGAGGCGCGATGCGCTTGTCGCAGGCCTGAGAGAACTCGGATTTGAAGTGGATCCTCCCAGGGCCACATTCTATGTATGGACGCCAGTGGAAGGTAAATCCCTGGATTTCACTACGATGCTGCTTGGAAAGGCAGGAATAGTTGCGACTCCTGGTGTAGGGTTCGGGGAACACGGCGAAGGATATATAAGATTTTCATTGACGCAACCGGTTAATAGGATCAACACAGCCATTGAAAGAATGCGAAAACTCGATATCTGA